Part of the Juglans regia cultivar Chandler chromosome 14, Walnut 2.0, whole genome shotgun sequence genome, GATCTCTCATATATCTCAACAAGTGTATcattgattaaataaaataggatCTGGTGATCACAACTTCCATCAACGTCCTCTTCATAATCCTCGAGTTCAGGGTGCAAGAAAGCCTCCAATTCCTTGAACAATAAGGGACTCAATGGTTGGTCTAGTGAGTGCCATGTCCCAAGGTTCTCATTCTTGATGAAGCCCGACAGCTCAAGAACAACTCTCACATAGTTGAAGTCAGATTCATTCGATTCATCCAATTTAAAGTGCAGGGTTTGATCCTCAGTATTCATATTTGTTTCTTCTGTTGGCTCAGGAGTTACTATGCTGCAAACCACAGGTAAAGAATATGCGTTGGACATGATTTGTTGGTCAACAGAAGCATCTGGATCATCCATTTGAATGTCCATAGAACTTGACGCCGGACCTGATACAATTTAGCCAAAACAATCAATTTCAATCCTCTATCACATGTAATTTGAGCCTCCAGAAAATCATCAAGTTTACTACAACATACGAATCATATCAACAAGAAAAGACAACGGGCAAAGCCCTGGTGCTGGGCGATGCACAAATATCAATTAAAACTTTAAGAAATTAGGAGTTATATTTTCAATGCCATTATATTAAGCAAGAAATTTCTTGAGCTTTAGATAACTGCATAGAGGTAAGTACGAGTACCTTCATATATTGGAAACTCTGCAAGGTTGTTTAGATCATCTGGAAAGCGAGTTTGAAGATCAGAAACTGGATCTGGTTCTGCTATCTCTGTAGAAAAACCTACAAGCTCTCTGCTGTGGTTCATTGTCAAACCAAAAATCTGATCCGGTTGAAGACTACCTTTCCCAACTGTTAAGTCACTAAGGTTGCCCGTCTTAGCATTTCCCTCATGATTTCTTTCCACTGTCAAATCAGCTGAAGATAAAACATTCCAACTGCTGTCATTTCCAGTTATCATATCTTTCTGAAATTCAGTCTCTAGAGCAGCATGTATTGGTTCAGGTGTTTGTTCTTCAACTAGAGTGCTGAATGACTTTGGTTCacaatgattatttttttcaactattGTACAGCAATCCCCAGCTGTCCTTATTGGCATTACTGAACTTAGAGAATCTCTAGATGGATCATTTAGAAAGGAGCAAAAGTAATCAAGATCAGGCAGAGAGAGTCTCCTTTTGAAGGACTTTGAAGCAAACCCACTTGATGGAACCTTACCTTCATTTGTCAATTTTAGGCTCTTAGAGTGATGCCACTTGGCACCTTGACCAAAAGTGCGCTCAAACAACTCAGTGTATCTATCCAGAGACTCGTTTAGAGACGATGTTCTTTGTATGTAGCCTAGTCTTCCCCTGCTGGGATCATAATCGGAACCATTACCCTCATGAAAACTTCCAGGGTTGTCTGTACCATCTTGGGACATGGAAATCTTTGACGTTCCAGAGATCTCTTTTCCAGAGGGTTCCCTTTCAATGAGTGCTTCCATAGACGTGTGGCtactttcttttctgttttcctTGAGCGCATGCCATATTTTCTGCTTAATTTCTTTGAAACGATTAATAACCTGTTGATTCCAACCCTGATGGATTAATCCCTGGGATGAATCCGGAGAAGAAGAATTTGTTTCTTGTCTCATGGCACTGCCTACTGTATTATTGTCAGCCATAGAAGGCATTGACCTCTGAGATACGGATGAATCAGATTCTGATATTAGAGAGGAAGAAAGcatcttttctccttttggGAAGGACCAGCTTTCATTTTGCTTGTGTTCAAGTGTTCTAGTATTGATATACTTTTTGCTTGATGAATTGGCTAGAGGAAATGATCCTGACTTTGTTAACCTTGCTTTGTTTTTGGAATTCTGCAGACTGTGGAAGTGCTTCATACCAACGTTTGTGTCCTGGAGAATCTTTAGAAAAGATTCCTTGTGTATCTTAAAAATCTCCAGAACATCGGAACACTCCTTAAACTGGTTATTAGGAACTTCTATATTGAGCTGGTTAGATTCCCCGAGATTGTGGTCTACAAAATCTTCTGATCCTTCAtcacattttttaggaaaaactGCATGCTTCCCAACAGAC contains:
- the LOC108992982 gene encoding uncharacterized protein LOC108992982; the protein is MGRHLERTNSGVQFEGSHPGCMWGILHILDYHHWHNAKKMRPRKKHRGLGRHASCKTNEQATLKKRDIGVQEFMDSEGEPLLVEQHDTESSPAKTNRRSGKAHIKESIAKDMPKQSHRYWNLSYAARTWFWRIIPIHHLEHADNYLGEMHTVGANPIIPLEKSANTSASTGLQTSLSVTPEEQDIDHKKFGVWDSMNDVNYLRHNKSVGKHAVFPKKCDEGSEDFVDHNLGESNQLNIEVPNNQFKECSDVLEIFKIHKESFLKILQDTNVGMKHFHSLQNSKNKARLTKSGSFPLANSSSKKYINTRTLEHKQNESWSFPKGEKMLSSSLISESDSSVSQRSMPSMADNNTVGSAMRQETNSSSPDSSQGLIHQGWNQQVINRFKEIKQKIWHALKENRKESSHTSMEALIEREPSGKEISGTSKISMSQDGTDNPGSFHEGNGSDYDPSRGRLGYIQRTSSLNESLDRYTELFERTFGQGAKWHHSKSLKLTNEGKVPSSGFASKSFKRRLSLPDLDYFCSFLNDPSRDSLSSVMPIRTAGDCCTIVEKNNHCEPKSFSTLVEEQTPEPIHAALETEFQKDMITGNDSSWNVLSSADLTVERNHEGNAKTGNLSDLTVGKGSLQPDQIFGLTMNHSRELVGFSTEIAEPDPVSDLQTRFPDDLNNLAEFPIYEGPASSSMDIQMDDPDASVDQQIMSNAYSLPVVCSIVTPEPTEETNMNTEDQTLHFKLDESNESDFNYVRVVLELSGFIKNENLGTWHSLDQPLSPLLFKELEAFLHPELEDYEEDVDGSCDHQILFYLINDTLVEIYERSFTYFPRAFTFNRHIRPMPRGHHLLEEVWAKISLYLSLRPELDQSLEDVLARDLAKGDGWMNLQFDNECVALELEDLILEELLNELVCS